The Halostella limicola genome includes the window GCTGACCCGGACGCTGTCGGGCTCACACGCCGCAGCCAAACAGTTGAGCGACCGACTCCGCGGTCACGACCCGGATCCGCACGTGTACGAGCTACTTCACGTCTCGACCACGGTCTTCACCGACGCGATTTCGGTGTTCGAACGATACGACGACCAAGCACTGAGTTTCACGGATGCGACGAGTGTCGTCTGATCGACCGACATGATCCCGACGGAATCCTAAGTTTCGACGACGACTTCGATGGTGTCGTTCGACGGATCGCTCCAGAGAACGTGTGATGGGGTCCGAGGACACCGAGTTGTGAGCGTCTTCCCCGTGCCCGGTGGGCCGTAGATCGAAACGGTCGTTGGGAGGCAGCCCTCATGCTCACCGTTTAACAGCGTCGCGAGTATTCCTGTGCGTCGCGAGCGACGATCGCGGCGGACTCAGTAAGTGGATCGAGCGTGCCCTTGTCGGCGACGACGTTGTCGTTGGGCGCGGTGTCGTCGAAGCGGTCGTCGTACATGCTCATACCATCTTTCAGCGGGGGGAGGCGTCGACAGTGAAAAAGATGCGCAAGGAATGGACGGTGCCGAACGCAACGCGGGCGACGGGTGCGGTGTCGTGAAAGCAGTCGACGTCCCTGTTCATGGAATATCGGTCCGCGTGCCAGCGGTACGACCTGTGGTCGTCCGCGGGGTAACGGTGTTGGAGCACCCCATCCGGATTTGGGAGCGGTGTCTTGTAGAAGAGGGTCGCAGGACACGGTCTCGGCGATCTCGACGTGAGTGCCCGCAACGGTATTGCTACGCCAACAGGAAATGGTGGGGGCAGCTCACCGTCGTCACGATGGCGCATCCCACCGGATCGCTCTCCATCGTACTAGAGACCTCGAGAAGGGGACCACTCGAACGGCGGCCGTAGCCATGTGGCCGGCGTCATATCGAACAACGCCGTCTCGCACCCGTCGTGGCGAGAGCGATGTGGCGGAGTGTCGATCGTGATCAGTACTGCATCCCCCGATTCTATCCCGTCGTGGAGAGCGCCGTAGTGGTAACGGTATGATATAGCAACCGCATCACCGACGATATCGTTCGCAGACGCTGGTAACATCTATACCATCAGATGCCATCAGATGGTATTTAGATCCATACAGTGGAAGAGACTTATACGCCCGGAGTGCCTCTGGTCTCTTGCAAGCGAAGATTCCGAGGCAACTTGGTTCGCCACGGAATCACCCCACATAACCATGACAAACGCAACCACACCCATCGAAGCGGCATTCGAACTGCAGCGCCGAACAGTCGAACACAGCCAGCAGCTCGTCGAGCAGAGCCTCGACTTCCAGCAGAACGCCCTGGAGGCGTTCTTCCAGAACGGGCTCTCGGCCCAGCGCAGTGCCCAGCGCCAGGGCACCGAACTGTCGCGGGAAGTCTTCGACGCCTACCTCGACGCGGTCCAGTCGGCGGTCGACGACGACAAGTTCCGCGCGATGATCGACCAGCAGTTCGAGGACAACGCAGAGCAGACCCAGGACCTGCTGAACAAGCAGTACGAGCAGGGCGCCGACCTGTTCCAGCGTCTGCTGCACGTCCAGCTCGACGCGCTCGAGTCGGCAGTCGACGACGTCGACGTCCAGTCGGCGGTCGACCAGCAGCTCGACGAGTTCGAACAGGCCCAGGACGAGGCCTGGGAGGAGTTCGAAGCGGAGTACCGCGACATGGTCAACGACCTGTCGCGACAGCAGAAGCAGCTGGTCGCCGAGTCGACCCAGTCGTTCCTCGACGCCCAGCAGGAGACCGAACAACAGACCATCGAGGGCGTCCAGCGCGCCGAAGAGACCGCCGAGTCCGTCCAGCAGCAGACCGAAGAGACCGTGCGGACCGCCCAGCAACAGACCGCTGGCGTCGTTGAAACGTCTCAGGAAGCCACGCAAGGCGTCGCCGGCGACGCCGCCGAGGCGACCGAAGAGGTCGTCGACGAGACCTCGGATGCGCTCGAAGACGCGGCTGACCAGGACGCCGAAGAAGATGTGGAAACCATCGACGGCATCGGCGCGACCATCGCCGAGCGACTCAACGATGTCGGGATCGTGAGCGCCAACGACCTCGCGTACGCGCAGACGGAGACCGTCGCCGAGGCCGCGGAAGTCTCGGAGGAGCAGGCTTCGGACTGGATCGAAGCAGCGGAGTCGCAGGAGTAATCTCCGTCGCCGCAGCTGTCGACGGCTTATTTTGCCCGTACCGATTCCCAGCCCTGGGAATGGACGGCGGTAGTGAGAGGAGGATGCAGAGAGTGCCGTCCCATCGATGTTGGACGAACGAGTACGCTGCAAAACTGGTGCTCTCCACTCTCCACCAGGAAGCCGCCGAAGAGAGCGGCTGGATCACGCTATATTTCAGGAAGCAAGGATTAGTCGGACAAATACGAGAAACGTGATAGTTCTTCTCAGTCCAACGGCGAACTGGCGCAGATTGCCACGGTAATCGCGTGCGGGAGAAGCTGATGATCGATACCTCGCTGTCTCTCACGGGTGTCCGTATCGATTCAGTCTCCCAGCAGACTCGTCCCTCCCTGATACCACTCATATATATATGGTATTTTATACTAAAACGGAAGCGTTTAAGTAATATAATAACAGTGAAACAACTGTCGGGAAAGCTGCCCGACATGCTGGAACCCCGGCCGCCCCGTCATATACGCGCGTGGGGTATGTGCGTCATCTCCCCGGAGTCACGGGCCGGCGACCAACCCGTCCTCTGTGAGAGAACTATCACGGAACTTCTCAACCGGAAACGCCGTGGGTAGGACATGCGTCACTCTGCTGGTCTCCCTTTTTGATTTCGACACAGCACCGAAACCCAGTGCGTTGCCGTGCGCGCCGCCCAGTTTGATGAGGAACGTCTCTGCCCTGACTTTTCAGTTAGATCTGGTGTTTTATATTATTATTAATTTATTCAATAATAGTTAATAGAAAATGAGTGGATTTCGGGACGGGGTACTATCCCAATGACATATTCAACACGGCGAACGTTCCTGCGGTCGATCGGCGCAGTGACAATGGCAGGCGGGTTCGCCACTACTGGTAGTGCAGGGCAGTCACAGGACCTGCGGCTGTTCGGCACGAAACAGGTCCACAGTGCCTGTACGGAAGCCGTCACGCAGGGCCACTACGCGTACGTGACCGATTACTCACCAGGAAACGTCTCGGTGATCGATCTACGAAATCCGAATCGTCTCCAGGAGGTGGCAAGCCGCGATGTCCCGGGGTCGTTTGCGTGGGACGTCAAAGTCGAGGGCAATCGAATGTACGTCGCGAGCCAACTGGATGAAAGCGGGGAGCTTGCGCCGCCACTCGGCGAGGGCAACCCGGACGAGGTCGGTGTTACGATCTACGACATCAGTGATCCCACCGACCCGACCGACATCGGGTTCGTACCGGTCCCGCCGGTAGGGTCGCACAACGTGTATCCGGACGGCACGACGCTGTACGTTATCCGCCATGCCGTCCCAACTGACGAGGGCTTCCAATATGTCCTCGAGGTCTGGGACGTCGACGATGCAAGTGACCCGTCACGAATCGCGACATATGACCCCACGGACGAAAGTACAGGGCTCGTGCATGACGTGTACGTCCAGAACGACCTCGCGTACGTTGCGGCGTTCGATGCCGGCCTGCGCATCCTCGATGTGTCCGATCCGGCGAGCCCGGAGGAGGTGGGCCACTGGCCGGACCCGACCGACGCGGCCCACTACGCCCAGCCGATGCCGAACGACGATATCGTCTTCGTCGGCGATGAGACGTTTAGCGAGCCATATGGTGGGATCCACGTACTCGACACGTCTGACCTCTCGAACATCGAAAAGATCGGGTTCATCGATTCGCCCGACACCCCGGGCTTCGACACGTCGCATAACTTCGACGTGACGGCGAACCGGCTCCACACCTCGTGGTACGAGGGCGGGGTTCGCGTCTTCGATATTTCAGACCCCGGGTCCCCATCGGAGATCGCGTCGTACGACCCGGACGGCTCGTCGTTCTGGACCGCGATCCAGCATCGGAGCTTCACGCTTGCGAGTGATCTGAGCCGTGGCTCCATTGCACTGCTGCACACCGACCGTGGGGAGCGAGCCCCACCCGCCGGTGACGCTACCCCGATCGATATCCAAGGCGACGGTGTGGCCCACACGGCGCGTCGACATCCCGGACCCGACGAATAGGCAGTTGGAAACGCGCCGTGAACCCGGGCGTGGGGTGGAACAGGTGTCCGCAAACGATCCCTAGGCCATCTTTTTTCGCGCAACGAGTCTGCTTGGTGCTTGCTAACTGGTCGAGTCCCCCGTGTCGGCGACAACGCTGTCGTCGGGGGCGGTGTCGTCGAAGCGGTCGTCTACATGTTCCCAGGATCTCGATTACGCGTGCCAGTAGACCAGCGAGGGATCGTGCGGACGGTAACAGAGATGGAGTGTCCCATTCAGGATTCCGAGAGATGGGAAGTAAAGGTATCTGAGAGACTATGCTTTCGTACTACACGCATCGAATATGGCTGCCCGCATTGACTCTCCTTCTGGTTCAACGCTTACCACCCTGCCATAGAACGCCTCCGTTTCTGGAAAATGATAGATAATCGCGTCATCAAGCCAATACGTGAGCGCACGAAACTCGCCAGCAGTGAGGAACTCTTCAATACGATCTTTTCCCAGCATGAGCACAATCATTTCCTGCCGTATCTCATTGAGATCGTCTGAAGAGTACTCTTCATCAAGATCGTCTCGGACGTATCTGGATACGTATCCGGTTTCGTCATACTCAACGGCGACTCGGAGATCATCTCCTAACTTCGTTTTCAGCGTAGCGATCCAGTTCGGTTTTTCGTCGCTCATCGACTTTGCCTCCTGATGGCGTGGCCGGCTTGTCCCTTCTTCCCTCTTCTATCACGCATAATAATTATATTGAACAACTAACCGGATAAGCCCTTTTTCTAAATAATTGGTGAATCAACCATTTGGACGAGACTCCTGGTGCAGAAGGCAACTGGTTCAGCGCATTGGCACACGGTAGTGGGCTGGACGGAAACGCCGGCGGGAAGTAGAAGCGAGGGCTGCTCGGCATCACTGAGACAGGCATCTCAGGAGACGGAACGACGCCGTCGGCAAGTAGCTCTCAGCGTCACCGTTCACCAGCCTCATCATCGCTCGTTTCTCCCGCCGACGATCCCGGTAGGTTTGAACAGCGGGCTGAGTACAGGCGGACGCGTCGCGCGATGGCACGGAACGTCCAGTCTGTTGTCACTATACTTATCGTATTTTGGTATACTTATTTAGTCCGACAGTGACGATACCTACAGAGGGAAACGCTCAATGTACGACCTGACAGGATTTCAGCGCGACTTGCTGTACACGATCGCTGGCCTCGATGAACCGCACGGCCTCGCGATCAAAGAAGAGATGGATGACTACTACGAGACGGAGGTACACCACGGGCGACTCTACCCGAATCTCGATACCGTGGTCGACAAGGGACTGGTGAACAAGAGTGAGAAGGATCGACGGACGAACGAGTACCGGTTGACGAAGCGTGGCCGGCGTGAAATCCAAAGTCGCCGGGAGTGGGAAGACCAGTACCTCTCTAACACAGACCTCGCCGACGCTGTCTCCACCTGATCTCCGTTTCTGGGGCATCAAACGGGGCTCTGACCCGATTGTTGTACCGGTGCGGCACTGACTAATTCATCTGGGTGTGTCTGCGGATTCCCACCGAGACGGTGTCCAAGGCGGTCATACTCGATGGATTGACCGAGCCAGTTTCACCGAAAGGTGTTTAGCAGAGTGAGAGACTGTCCGTGATCCCGATAGCTAGCAAATACCATATCAGACACCTAATCTGTATAGGGACCAAGGATGGGGGCGAACACTGCCGCGCCCACCTGTCCAGCGTCCCCTTCCCAGGTGGACGAGTGCCAGGGACTACGAGACACCCAACAACAGATGGGAGGTTTCCGCCCAAGTGTCGCAACTGAAGCCTTCACTGCCGATTTATGTTAGTTCAGAAGTTTACATATATCCCCACAGTATTTACGAAGGGAGCTCTCCTACAGTTGGTGCCGACTCACGGACAGCGAGGGCAACGAGAGGCGATGATGCGGCTGAGTCAGTCGCAAGGGGACTCCCACCGCATACAGACAGAAATCCACCTCTCGGCTCGTCTCTGACGAGCTGTGAGTCGCCACTCGCACCCTCGCACATCGATCGTGCACCATCTGAACAACGGCATCGACCAGTGTACAAGACTTCACATGACCGATCACCATACCTGCCCACTTTGTGACTCAACAGGAGAGAGCGTACGTACCATCTATATGCACCTGATGGTGCATCACCGCAAAAGCGAGGTCTGCAAAGCCCTGTTAGAAGCATCCGACGGCAGTACGGAGTTGAGGAAACTCCAGTAACCCGGCGCGGAACAACGATGCAGCGGTCCTACGAACGCCAGTGGCTATCGAACGGGAACGAACGACTACCAGTTCGCGGCGATTTTCGGCCGGCCGGCGGCGCGCGTGATGATTTCGTCTGACACGGAAAGGGAATCGAGCGTCCCGTGTCGGCGAAGACACTGTTGTCGGGGGCGGTGTCGTCGAAGCGGTCGCCGGACGTGCTCATACCGTCTAGCGGGAATACGGGTGAGTACACGCCGTCATTGCTAAATGTTCGCAAGGAATGGATGACGTCGAGCCTGATACGGCCGATACTAGCGAGGATATGGCACGGGTGGAGTGACGTACCAAGACGAGTCGATAGCCAAGCGACGGCATGCCGCACACGGCGCGTCGACAGTCAGGGCCTCACGAGTAGACCTCTGGATACGGGGCGCGGAGTGGCCCAGACGTCGGCCACCGCCCTGGCGTCTCTTGTGGCGTACCGAGTTCGGCGCTCCCCGATACGGGGACGGGTACAGACGACCAGCGTGCCGAGCGACGACGCCACCACGTCGAAGTGCTTCCAGTCGTCCCGGTGCTGGTGGCGACCCCTTCACCACGACTGCGGACAGCCTAGCGCTATCGTTGCAGGGGGTCGGCTACCGCACAGCGTCGAGCGCGCCACGAGCGTTCACTCGGCCGGCCCCGAGTTCCGAATCGCCGCGACCGTTAACGAGATCCGCCCCCAGCTTGATTGCGTTCTCGACTTGCCGAGCGTTCGCGTTCGGAGCGACCTCGCGGACGAGGGCCGCGGTCCCCACTACTTGGGGCGCTGCATTCGATGTGCCAGCGAAATAGGCATACGATGCATTGTAGAGATCTTCCGGGACTGTCGAAAGCACCAGGTTCGCCGGGTACGGCCACTCGACGTCAGCCTCCGGGTCTACGGTCTTCTCATACGTCTCGTACCCGCCGCCGGGTGCGCCAACGTCGATTTCGTTGGTCCCCCAGTTCGAGTAGAAGGTCAGTGCGTCGTTCGGGCCGGTCGCACTCACGCTCGTGATGCTCGGCGCGCTCTCGCCCGACGTGGTCAAGGTTCGACTCCTCATCCCTGCGACGTCCATCGAGGCAATGCTCGGCATCCCCTTCGATTGGCTGCCGCTGCACACGCTCGGCGGCACAGTCTTGATCGTCGCCATCGGAGCGTGGCTGGTCGGTCCAGAGCAGCGCCGTGTCACCCTCCTATTACTGGCACTCGGTGCCGTCTCCCATCACGCGCTCGACCTTCTGCTCATCACCCCGAGCGGATACGCGTACCCTGTCCTCTGGCCACTCACCGGGTACCATCCGCCGACCGGCAACCTCTACCTCAGCAGTGATCGCTGGCCGGCCGCCGTCGCTGGGTGCATCGCGCTCGTCCTATGGGCTGGCACACGGGATTGAGAGTGAGTAATTCCCTGGCTCTTGGCCGCGGCGTCCCACCAGAACCCCAGCCGTGCACTCGCGACACACCCGTCGTCGTGAGCGTTCCCCGTACTCGGCGGGCCGTACACCGACATGGTCGTCGGGAGGTAGCTCTCGTGGACATCGTTCAACAGTATCGCAAGCTGGCGCTCCTGTGTGTCACGCGTGACGATCCCATCGCGCTCGGCGAACGGCTGCCTTGGTAACCGGCGCCGCTTCATCCCGCCGTCAGGAACCTCTCGAACGGTCGCAGGCGGAGAGACGGGAGTCAAGTGCGTTAGATACCGGCGCCGTACGCTGGGGCGCTCCGGGCACGTCCCCGGCGGGTGGCCGTGCTGGATACGGTGGTGACTCCGTGACGTCCGCGGTCGCCGAACCTCACCGAGTGCTGGTCGGCCATGTGGCGTCCCCTCGACACCGGCGCTCGTTCACACCACTACTCAGTAACACTGGTTACTACGTTTCGGATGCAACTGCCGTCTGGCGACTGCAGTGAAGCTCGACGAGGACGCGAAGTGCAACTCGAAGAACTACAGGCGGAGATTCGCCGTCGGACGGGTGAGACGGTCACGCAACAGGACCTCCTGGCGCGGCTGATCGACGTCACGTACGAGTCACGAGCGGACGTCATCGACTCCTTCTGGAACTCGACCGTGCCGCTCTCTGACGGGGAGAAAGACGCGATGCGACGTGGCCGCAGCAGTTCGGGCGTCGAAACCGACGAAGCGGATATCAACGACGTCCTCTACGGATGACGGTGCTCGTCGATACGAGCGTGTTGTATGCCGATCATCTGGATAGCGCGGAGAACTACGTGGGGAACGACTTCGATGGCTTCGATCGAAGGATCACGACAGCAGTCTCCACACAACTGCCCGTCCGACTAGCCTGTTTTCCTACCGTAGTTCACCCCACGTCCCAACCAGCTCACCCTCAACATACCGCCGTTGCTCGAAGCCGAGGGCGTTACAGAGCAGCGTGTGGCCTATGAACGAAAGCGTGTAGTCGGCCATCCCGAACGGGTGGAGTTCCCGCTGGTTCGCTGGAGGCAGTACGGAGCCGATGACGTTGATCTCCGCTTCGCCAGCCGACAGCGTGCCGGCGCCGACGCCGTTGTCACCGAACACACCGGCGACCGTCCCGTCGAACGCGTCGGCCTCCACGGTCCAGACAGGTGAATCGACCCCAGTCGTATAGCCGAGCTGTGAGATCTTCCAGATCTCCTTCTGGATCGGCCGCACGTCCGTTAACAGTGAACGCTCTAGGTCTCGTTCCTTCAGATTCGGGAATCGGACCGTGCTCGAAGTCACGTCGTCACCATCAATACTCGCAGCGTCGCTGACATCCAGCACACCCAGCAACTGTAGCCCGAATCAGTGAGCACGAGGTTCCCGCCAGCCTCGACGAACGCCTCGATAGCCGCGACGTAACGGTCGTCGTGGGAGACGACGAGGTTCTCGTAGTGGCGCTTGCCGGAGTTCCCCTTCAGCAGCCGCCTAACGCGGACGTCGTGGACGCGCAGTCCCTCGATCGATCCGTCCTCCAGATAGGGGGCAAGGTCCTCGAAGAACTGCATCGGGTTGACGACGTACTCGCGCTGGAAGTAACACGGGAATGATCTGTGGTACGTACGGATAACTGGCGACACGCCTATAAGATCGTACATACAACGTACGTACAACGATGAGCACGAAGCGAGTGAATTTCCGGCTCCCGGAGGAACTGATCGCTCAAGCGGATGTTGCTGCAGAAGTCACGCACAAGAACCGGACCGAGATCCTGATCGAGGCGCTACAGCAGTATCTTGAAGAGAAGGAGTCTGACGAAAGCTTCCGGGAGGCGGTCGTGGAACTGTATCTCGACGGCCAAATCGAGTTTGAGAAACTCGCGGAAGTCATCGGTCGGCAGGATGCCGAGTCAGTGCGTGCGTCAAAGCACGTGCTAGATCGGGGCGAGGAACTCGCTGACGACCTCGCAGAGCTGTGACTGTCGTCGTCGATACGAGCGCGTTCATTTCACTCGCTGTCGGTGATGTACTCGATCAGACGCTGGCAGCGTTCGACGTCGTCACGACGCCAACGGTCATCGAGGAACTCGAAGAGACGGCTGAGTACGATGACCGACACGGAACAGCGGCGACCACAGTACTCCGACAGACAGACGTACTAACGGTACAGGACGCTGACGGCGCGCCGTTCGAAACGAGTCGTGTCGATACCGGGGAGGCGAGTTGCGTCGCCGCCGCCCGCGACGTTGACGCCGCGTTCCTCGTAACGGACGATTATCGAGCACTCCCCGAACTACAGGGACTGGTCGATGCGGAGGTTGCAGTGTCACCGATCGTGCTCCGAGCGCTCGTCAAGCGTAACGCACTCAGTTCCGAGAGCGCGGAAACCGCGTTCGAAACGATCGCTGACGGGCGAGACTGGCTCGATGCGCCGATCTACCGGTACGCGCGCCGCCTGTTCGACGAGTAATTCGGAGCGCTACGTCCGATCCTCTGGATTACCTGCGGGAAGATCACTTCCGTACGAACTGCCCGTCCTCACGCTTTTCAACCTCGTCACGTTCGTATACTCTGCCGCTCATCGCCACATACACGCCGTCGTCAAGCGACTGCACTGCTCCTACAGCCATTCCCACGTTGAACGCCGCGTCCGAGTCGGTCATCCGCTGGGGTTTCGCTGCGCCGGTGAGCACAATCGTTTTCTCGCAGTCCAGTTCCGCGGCCGTCTCGACCATCGTGTCGGATCCATGTGTGACGACGACGTTCTTGCCCGGCGCCTCCCTGCAAGCTTCGCGTATTTTTTGTCGATCATCGGCGTTAGTATCGAGACTGTCTTTCTTCATCACGGACTCAACAGCATAGTCGAAGTTCGGCTCCGGGGCGATACTTTCCAGAATCCGCTCGACAGCGGGATCATCGATTGTGAAGTTGCGAGTCCCCCGCCGCGTGACGTAGTCTTTGTCGATCGTTCCGCCAGTGGTCACGAAGTGGATGTACTCGTCTGTCATAGTTCAAGCTCCGAGCGTAGCAAACGCGAACACGATCGCGAGGTACCCGACAACGATGGCGACCGCCGTAACCGTGATCGGCGAGAGGTAGTCGTAGTTGCCAGTACGTTCGTCGATCTCGCCGCGCTCGACGCGCTCGACGCGCTCGACGTCAACCGTACCGGCTTCAATCTCTTCAGCCGTGGGCATCACCTCGGGAAGGCCCTTGCGCCGTGCGTCGAGTTTGTTGAGCACGATAACTGCCACGGCCGTCAACACGAATGCGAGCGGCAACGCGATGAGCGGGCTCCGAAGCCCGAAGCCGTACAGCACGAGAATGATCAGAGTGACGCCGGCGGCCGTCGCCGCGAAGGGAATCTGTGTGTTGACGTGGTCGATGTGGTCGGATCCTGCGAAGATCGAAGACATCACGGTGGTGTCGCTAATCGGAGAACTGTGATCTCCCCAGATGGCACCACCGAACAGTACCGCCACCAGAACTGGGAGCACAGATGGGCCGACGAGCTGGTACCCCAGCGGGATTGCAAGTGGCGTTAAGATCGCCATCGTGCCCCAGGACGTCCCGGTCGTGAACGCGACGAACATAGCGGCGACGAAGATGATCAACGGGAGGAAACTGCCCGGGACGCCACTGCCGACCATCACGTCGACGATGTACTGCGCGGTGCCGACCTGCTCGGCGGCATGACCGATCGCCCACGCCAGCACGATGATTGCGAGCGCGATCATCATCGTGTTGAACCCGTCGATGATCGTTTCGCTGGCCTCTTCGAGATCCATCGTCCGGTAGGCGAGCGAGCCGACGAATCCGGTAAGCATGAACGCAAACGCTCCGTACAGTAAGCCGAGCGCCACGTCGGTTTCCTGGAAGGCCGTCGGGATATCCACACCCGGCTGGTAGCCCCCACCGAGCCACCACATGGAGACGAGGCCGACAACAAGCAGGACGATGATCGGGACAAAGAAGTTCACTAGCGAGGGGTTCTTCTCACTCGGTTCGCCGACGTCCGCCGAGACATCCGACAGCGGGGTCGCGTCGTCGCGGATAGTTTTCCCGGTCGAACGCGCACGCCACTCGGCGTTTAGCATCGGACCGAAGAACCGCTGGGTAATCGCGATGAATCCGACCATAAAGAACGCCATGAAGCAATAGATATTCCACGGGATCGACCGGAGGAACAGTCCGAACGCCGTCACCCCGATTTCATCGGCGGTGAACCGCGCCGCCTCAAACCCAGTGATGATCATCGACACCTGGAACCCGATCCAGTTCGACACCGGCCCAAACGTCGTCACTGGCGACGTCGTTGAGTCGAGCGCATAGGCGTGCATCTCTCTGGATGACTTGTTCTCTTGAGAGAGTTCCCGCGTCGCGTTGCCCGTGACGACGGTGCTGGTGTATGAATCGAAGAAAATGAAGACGCCGATTAGCCACGTGAGAATCTGTGAGTCACGGGCGGTATCTACGCGATCGCCGATCCAGCGTTCCAGCGCCAGGATCCCCCCAGATCGGTAAATGAACGCAGCACCAGCTCCCATAAACAGGATCAGGATGATGAACTTCGTGTCGAACGGTGACCGGACGACTTCGACAAGCCAATCCATTGTGAGCGCTGTCGCGCCAATCGGATTTCCGCCGGCGACAAGTAATGCCCCGATCCAGACGCCGGCAAACAGTGACACTAACACCTGTCGGGTTGTCATCGCAAGTATGATCGCCAGTAGTGGTGGCGCCAGTGCGAGGACGCCGAAATGTTGCGACATGAGTTGTGTTACCATTCCACTATACAAAAAACCGATTATAAAACTAAATAGAATAGACCCTGTTGAGATTCATAAATCAGCATAGATTCTGACTGTTACGGCAAAATTATCTTGAGCCAACTGGAGAGAAAATACACAAACATCTCCCCAGGGGTATCACATACAGAGCGGCTGGACGAGTCGCGACAAAACGACGGATCCGGGTTGCCTCTCGGAGAACTGGCAAAGCTAGCTACAGTGGAGTTTCGATCGGGTGCCACTCCCAGGCGTCGTCCGTCGCTGTGATGTGTCCAAGACCCGGCGCAGGGAAGTGAAAGGCAAATACGAGGGCTTCGGTCTGACTTGCCCTGTCGAGTAGATCTCGGCGCGTCTCGACAGTTTGGTCGGGGTTGTAATCGACGGCAGCGGTCCACTCTGGGTGGGCAATGTGCAGTGGATGCAGGACCGTATCGACCAAGTGGAGCAGGCGCTCCTCGTTCGAGGTGACTTCGACAGCGACGTGACCGGGTGTATGGCCCGGTGCCGGTAGGGTCCGAACCCCGGGAACGATCTCGGTCTCATCCTCTACCAGTTCGATCCGTCCATCGAGCGGCTCGAGATTGGCCTGCGCAGCCGTGATCAGCAGCGTTCGGAGTTCCTCATCGACACGGAGTGATGAGAGGTCCGGGTCCGCGCCTGTCCAGAACTCCCACTCCGCCTCGGGCATGACGTAGCGAGCGTTCGGAAACGCCGGGTCCCCATCGTCGGTGAGCATACCGCCGACGTGATCCGCATGGCCGTGGGTGATCAGGACAACATCGACGGCGGTGGCGTCGATATCGGCCGCGTCGAGCGAGGTCTGGAGTTTGCCGGTCGTTGGGGCCATCTCACCTCCGCCAGTATCCACGAGAACGGTCTGGTCGCCAGCGTCGATCACGAGGCTGGGATACGGACTGACGTACTCCTTCCACTCGTCTGGCTGGATGCCTTCATCTGCCAACGCCTGTTCACGCTCGTCGGGCGGTGCATCCGCAAAGAATACCTCTGCCGGGTGGGGATATGCGTAGGACCCATCACTCACGAGCGTACAATCGACCGTCCCGACCTCGAACCGGAATGGGTCCG containing:
- a CDS encoding MBL fold metallo-hydrolase, with product MTSSIDSGSDPFRFEVGTVDCTLVSDGSYAYPHPAEVFFADAPPDEREQALADEGIQPDEWKEYVSPYPSLVIDAGDQTVLVDTGGGEMAPTTGKLQTSLDAADIDATAVDVVLITHGHADHVGGMLTDDGDPAFPNARYVMPEAEWEFWTGADPDLSSLRVDEELRTLLITAAQANLEPLDGRIELVEDETEIVPGVRTLPAPGHTPGHVAVEVTSNEERLLHLVDTVLHPLHIAHPEWTAAVDYNPDQTVETRRDLLDRASQTEALVFAFHFPAPGLGHITATDDAWEWHPIETPL
- a CDS encoding Na+/H+ antiporter NhaC family protein, producing the protein MSQHFGVLALAPPLLAIILAMTTRQVLVSLFAGVWIGALLVAGGNPIGATALTMDWLVEVVRSPFDTKFIILILFMGAGAAFIYRSGGILALERWIGDRVDTARDSQILTWLIGVFIFFDSYTSTVVTGNATRELSQENKSSREMHAYALDSTTSPVTTFGPVSNWIGFQVSMIITGFEAARFTADEIGVTAFGLFLRSIPWNIYCFMAFFMVGFIAITQRFFGPMLNAEWRARSTGKTIRDDATPLSDVSADVGEPSEKNPSLVNFFVPIIVLLVVGLVSMWWLGGGYQPGVDIPTAFQETDVALGLLYGAFAFMLTGFVGSLAYRTMDLEEASETIIDGFNTMMIALAIIVLAWAIGHAAEQVGTAQYIVDVMVGSGVPGSFLPLIIFVAAMFVAFTTGTSWGTMAILTPLAIPLGYQLVGPSVLPVLVAVLFGGAIWGDHSSPISDTTVMSSIFAGSDHIDHVNTQIPFAATAAGVTLIILVLYGFGLRSPLIALPLAFVLTAVAVIVLNKLDARRKGLPEVMPTAEEIEAGTVDVERVERVERGEIDERTGNYDYLSPITVTAVAIVVGYLAIVFAFATLGA